The proteins below are encoded in one region of Nitrospira sp.:
- a CDS encoding lipoprotein → MRERGPSVALRRSVGVVGFVSLLMMIGLVVMVRPAYAVTESERATIDGTADNAVTEFEKKVPQAKDLFKGAKGVLVMPALYKAGFIGGAQYGEGVLRVGGKPVDYYNFVALSFGLQAGVEKISMIMVFNSDEALATFRRNPGFEVGVDANVTLITIGESASFDTTKAGQPIVAFTFAQRGAMAGVSLKGAKFTKLEKE, encoded by the coding sequence ATGCGAGAGAGAGGACCGTCGGTTGCATTGCGTCGATCCGTCGGCGTGGTTGGATTCGTTTCACTCCTCATGATGATAGGACTCGTCGTCATGGTTCGGCCGGCGTATGCCGTGACCGAGTCCGAGCGGGCGACGATTGATGGGACAGCGGATAATGCTGTCACAGAGTTTGAAAAGAAGGTGCCGCAGGCCAAGGATCTCTTCAAGGGTGCCAAGGGGGTGCTCGTGATGCCCGCACTGTACAAGGCGGGGTTCATCGGCGGAGCTCAATATGGAGAAGGTGTGTTGCGGGTCGGAGGGAAGCCTGTCGATTACTATAATTTCGTAGCTCTCTCGTTCGGCCTGCAAGCAGGTGTGGAAAAAATCTCCATGATCATGGTGTTCAACTCGGATGAGGCGCTCGCCACCTTCCGAAGGAATCCCGGATTCGAGGTTGGCGTGGATGCCAATGTTACGCTCATCACCATTGGAGAATCGGCATCGTTCGACACCACCAAGGCTGGCCAACCGATCGTGGCGTTCACGTTCGCGCAACGAGGCGCGATGGCCGGCGTGAGTCTCAAGGGCGCAAAGTTCACGAAACTCGAGAAGGAATAG